The genomic segment GGCCGCGCCGACTGGAGCGCCATCGCGCCGGTGCGCGAGGCGATTTCGGTGCCTCTGGTCGCCAATGGCGATTGCGACGGCCTGGATGATGCCCGGGCCATGCTGGCGGCATCGGGCGCCGATGCGGTGATGATCGGCCGCAGCGCCGTTGGTCGCCCCTGGCTGGTCGGCGAGATCGCCGCCGGTCTGGCAGGGCGGGAGCCGCAGGACATTGCGGTGGAAGCGAAGGCCGCGGCAGCCGTCGAGCACTTGCAGACCCTCTTGGCGACGATGGGGCCGCGAACCGGCCTTCGCCATGCCCGCAAACATCTTTCCGCCTATGCGCAGCATGCGGGCGCGCCGGAGGCGCTGCGGCTGCAACTGGTGACGACCGACAATGCCGCCGAGGCGGAAGAGCTTTTGCGGCGCGCGTTCGAGACTTCTCTCGTCGCCGCCGCTGCCTGATGACGACTTCACGGATGAACCATGGATGATGGAATGAGAGCCGATCGGGAAATGGGGCGGGCTGGCGCTTTCTCCGAGCTGATCCTGAACGCCCTGCCGTACCCGGTGCTCTGCATCAACCGGTCGGGCGAAGTGCTTGATCTGAACAATGCCGCAGAGCAGTTCTTCGAGCTTGGCGCGGCGCATCTCCTGCGCAGCAAGATCGCCGATCTGCTGCCGCCGCGCTCGCCGGTTCTGGCGCTGATCGACGACGTGCGTCGGCGTGGTTCAGTCGTCAACGAATATCGCGTCGAGATCGGCAATCCGCGCCTCGGGATTGAGCGGATTGTCGATATTCACGCCGGCCCGCTCAGCGATGATGATGAAAAAATAGTCATTATGCTTCAAGAACGGACAATCGCCGACAAGATGGATCGGCAAATGACCCATCGCGGCGCCGCCCGATCGATCACGGCGTTGGGGGCCATGCTGGCCCATGAGATCAAAAATCCGCTTTCGGGCATCCGCGGGGCAGCTCAGCTGCTGGAAACCGACCTTGAGGATGAGGGGCGGGCGCTGACTCGGCTGATCTGCGAGGAAACCGACCGGATCGTGAAGTTGGTCGATCGTATGGAGGCTTTTTCCGACGGCCGGCCGATCGAACGCGAAGCGGTCAATATCCATATGGTCTTCGACCATGTGAAACGGGTGGCGCAGGCCGGTTTCGCCCGCCACATCCGCTTTGTTGAGAATTTCGACCCGTCGCTGCCGCCGGTTTTCGCCAATCGCGATCAATTGATCCAGATTTTCCTGAATCTGGTGAAGAATGCCGCTGAAGCGATTGGCGAACATGCCATCGAGGGCGAAATCGAATTGATGTCGGCTTACCGGCCTGGGGTGCGTATTCGCGGCCAAGGCGCGGGAACGAGCGTAGCTCTGCCGTTGGAGTTCTGTGTCCGCGACAACGGGCCTGGGGTTGCTCCGGAAATCTCTGAACACCTGTTCGACCCGTTTGTGACCAACAAAGCATCAGGAACTGGCCTCGGACTTGCACTGGTAGCGAAAATCGTTCGGGATCACGGCGGGATTGTCGAATGCGATCCGCAGCCGCGCCGAACGACCTTCAGGGTCCTGATGCCTGTGTACGCGCAGCAGGACGGGCGGCATTCCGAGCCTTAGTTGAGGGGCCCGGACTTATGAGGACAAGGCCTTGATGGCGACCGGGAATATCCTAGTAGCAGACGACGACACCGCAATCCGAACGGTGTTGAGCCAGGCCCTTTCACGCGCCGGTTACGAGGTGCGGGTGACAGGCAATGCATCGACCTTGTGGCGCTGGGTGCAGGCGGGAGAGGGCGATCTCGTGATCACCGACGTGGTGATGCCCGACGAGAACGCCTTCGATCTCTTACCGCGTATCAAGAAGATGCGTCCCGAACTGCCGATCATCGTGATGAGCGCGCAGAATACATTCATGACCGCGATCCGTGCCTCCGAGCGCGGGGCCTATGACTATCTGCCCAAGCCTTTCGATCTGAAGGATCTCGTTGCCATCGTCGGTCGGGCGATGAGCGAACCAAAGACGAAGCCGGCGCGGGAAACGCCGGAAGAAATGGAAGGCATGCCGTTGGTCGGCCGTTCGCCGGCCATGCAGGAAATCTACCGCACCTTGGCGCGGTTGATGCAGACCGATCTGACGGTGATGATCAACGGCGAGTCCGGCACCGGCAAAGAGCTGGTGGCGCGCGCGCTGCACGATTACGGCAAGCGCCGCAACGGGCCGTTCGTCGCCATCAATATGGCGGCGATCCCGCGCGATCTGATCGAAAGCGAATTGTTCGGCCACGAGCGCGGCGCTTTCACTGGCGCCAACGCCCGGTCGGTCGGACGTTTCGAACAGGCTGAAGGCGGCACGCTCTTCCTCGACGAGATCGGCGATATGCCGATGGAGGCGCAGACGCGGTTGCTGCGCGTGTTGCAGCAGGGCGAATATACGACGGTGGGCGGGCGCACGCCGATCAAGACCAATGTCCGCATCGTCGCGGCCACCAATAAGGATCTGCGCGTTCTCATCCAGCAGGGCCTGTTCCGCGAGGATCTGTTCTTCCGTCTTAATGTCGTGCCGCTGCGCTTGCCGCCGCTGCGCGAACGGGCCGAGGACATTCCCGATCTCGTGCGCCATTTCTTCAAGCTCGCTGCAGCCCAGGGCCTGCCGCTGAAGTCGGTGGACAATGCGGCGATCGAGCGCCTCAAGCGTCACCGCTGGCCAGGCAATATCCGCGAGCTGGAAAACCTGATCCGCCGTCTCACCGCGCTCTATCCGCAGGAGGTGATCGGCGAGCATCTGGTCGAGACGGAACTCGCGGTTGACGCGGCGCCGATGGAACGCGGCGGCGCGCCGGCCAATTCGGCGGCGCCAGCACAGACCTCGGCCGGCGACCGGGAGCCTGAACGCGGCCAGCGCCTGTCGATCGCGGCCGAGCATTACCTGGCCGACCTGTTCAAGCAGCACGGCGATAACCTGCCGCCGGCCGGGCTCTACCATCGGATTTTGCGCGAGATCGAGGTTCCGCTGCTCACGGCTGCACTTGCCGCGACCCGTGGCAACCAGATCAAGGCGGCGGACCTTCTTGGTCTCAACCGCAACACGCTGCGCAAGAAAATCCGCGATCTCGACATCCGGCTGCTGCGCGCCTCGCGGTAAACATCGGAAAAGCGTTTCAAAACAGAGACCCGGGAGCAAGGTGCATTTCTATCGAGATGCATTTTGTTCCCGTTTGGCAACATCCAGGAGAAATGCACGGGACAACCTGATTTGGTCGTCTCGCAGCCCTGATTTTGTCGCAATCCAGCAACACCGTTGCATTATTGCAACGAGCGCGATTTGATCCGCTTGTTGGACGGCTGCGATTCCTTTTCCGCTGGCTCCCCGCTCGCGGCAAATCTTTGGAATTGCCTTTGAAATTCTTGCCTTTGAGATTTTGCTGATTAATGACGGTGCAGCGGGAAACGGAACAAGTGATCGGCCCCGAGCGCCACGATCGACGGATCGTGAGCCGGCTCGGCGCCTTGGTCGTGAGTTTGGCGCTCATTTGCGCCCTCGCGACCCTTTTGATTTTTGCCGATTACACGCCGATCTCGCCGACCAACGAAGTGGTCGTCACCCTGCTGTTGACCAATGCGGGGCTGGTTTTCATCCTCATTCTGTTGTTGCTGGCCGAGTTCTGGCGGTTGATCGCTGCCCGGCGGGCCCAGGCGGCCGGATCCGGCGTCCATATCCGGATGGTGGCGCTGTTCTCCTGCATCGCTGCCTTTCCAGCGATCCTCATCGCTTTCGTTGGTTCCGTGACATTAGACCGGACACTGAACCCGGCCTTTCTTCAGGACGTGCGCGGCTTTATCCAGAACACCTCGGAAGTGGCCCGGGTGTTTCGCGAGGCGCAGTGCCGCTCGCTCCTGCAAGAGGCGAGCTTGACGGCGAGCGACCTCGACCGGGTTAATCCGCTCTATCAAAGCAACAAGGCGCTGTTCCGCGAATTTTTCTCCGCCCGGGCCCGCACACTTGGCTTCTCGACGGCGGTGATGATGCATAGGGACGGCACCGTCACCGAATATGGCACTGGTCAGGATTCGCGCGTCGTCACGCCCGAGGCGACCGATTTCGACGATGCCGCCAAGGACGAGCCGCTTTGCCTGATCCTCGACGAGGGCAAGACCTTCGTGGCGCTCCGCAAGATGGAGAGTTTCCCTGACAGCTTCATCTATGTGGCGCGTGGCATCGACCCGTTGGCCAATGAATTTCCGGCGCAGGCGAACAATCTGAACTCGCTCTACAACGCCTATGATGGCCATCGCCGCAACATCCAGATCGCCTTCGCCGCCATGTTTGTCACGGTGGCACTGATCACCCTGTTATCGGCGACCTGGCTCGGCCTGTCCTTCGCCAACCGGCTGGTGATGCCGATCCGACGATTAATCACCGCCACCGACCAGGTGTCGGAAGGCAATCTCTATGTGCAGGTGCCGGTGAACTCGCATGATGGCGACCTTGGCCACCTCGGCGAGACCTTTAACAAGATGACGTCGGAACTGCGCCTCCAGCAGAATAGTCTCATTGCCGCCAGCCGTCAGAACGACGAGCGGCGCGTCTTTACCGAGGCGGTGCTGTCGGGCGTGCCGGCAGGCGTCATCGGCGTCGATGCAGCCGGCAATATCCTGGTTCTGAATTCCTATGCCATGCGCTTTATTGGCGATGGCCAGGAGGGCGATACCACTGAAATTGTCGGTCAGCCGATCGCGCAAACCGTGCCTGAACTGGCTGATCTCGTCACTGCGGCGCTGAATAGCCCGCTGCGCAATTATCAGGGCCAGATCGCGTTGAGCCGGCGCGGCCGCGAACGGACGATCAATGTGCGCGTCACCTCCGAGCAGAAGCAGGAGGGGAGTGGCAATCATGTCATCACCCTCGATGACATCACCGATCTCGTCACCGCGCAGCGCACCTCCGCCTGGGCGGATGTGGCGCGCCGCATCGCGCACGAGATCAAGAACCCGCTGACGCCGATCCAGCTTTCAGCGGAACGGCTGCAACGCAAATACGGCAAGGTGATTGTCGAGGACCGCGCCGTGTTCGACCAATGTACGGCGACGATCATCCGCCAGGTCGACGACATCAAACGCATGGTCGACGAATTCTCCTCCTTCGCCCGCATGCCCAAGGCCCGTCTGCAAGTGGACGATCTCGGCGAATGCGTGCGTCAGGTTCTTTTCCTGATGCGTGTCGGTAATCCCGATGTGGAGTTCGCCGAGGAATTGCCGGCGCAACCGTTGAATGTGCATTTCGATCGCCGGCTGCTGTCGCAGGCGCTGACCAACATCATCAAGAATGCGACCGAAGGCATTGCCGCGATGGACGAGAACAAGCCGGAGCACCCGCGCATTCTCGTTCGCCTGACCCGCGATGACGACGATGTGATTTCCGTCGACGTCATCGATAACGGCAAAGGCTTCCCGCACGAAAATCGGCAGCGCTTGCTCGAGCCCTATATGACGACCCGCGCGGAAGGCACCGGTCTCGGCCTGCCGATCGTCGGCAAGATCATGGAAGACCATGGTGGTGGTATCGAATTGCTCGATGCGCCCGATGGTCAGGGCGCGTGGGTGCGTCTGTATTTCCGTGAAGGAGAGGCCGCCGCCAAATCCGAAGATTCAGGCGCTGCGCGCGAAAAAACGCAGGCCGCACCATGACACTGCAGTGTAAGAACGGACGGAACAATTATGCCCGCTGACATATTGATCGTCGATGATGAAGCCGACATACGCGAAGGCGTATCCGGCATTCTAGAAGACGAGGGACATGGCACGCGCTCGGCTCGCAATTCCGAGGAGGCGCTTGAGGCCATTGCGGCACGCCGGCCGCAACTCGTCTTTCTTGATATTTGGATGCAAGGCTCGCGGCTGGACGGGCTGCAATTGTTGCAGGTGGTCAAAGAGCAGCATCCGACCTTGCCGGTCGTGATGATCTCGGGCCACGGCAATATCGAGACCGCCGTGTCGGCAATCAAATTTGGCGCCTATGACTTCATCGAGAAGCCGTTCAAGGCCGATCGGCTGGTGCTCATCGCTGATCGCGCATTGGAAAATTCGCGGTTGAAGCGTGAGTTGACCGATCTGCGCGCCCGCGCTGGCGCCACCAACCGGATCGTCGGCAAGTCGTCGATGATGAACCAGCTGCGCCAGCAGATCGAACGGGTCGCGGCCGCCAATTCACGGATTCTCGTCACCGGCGCGCCTGGCACAGGCAAGGAACTGGCGGCGCGTGTTGTCCATGAAGCGTCGAACCGCTCGTCGGGGCCATTCATTGCCATCAATGCCGCCAATATCATGCCGGACTCGATGGAGACCGAATTGTTCGGCGTCGAAGGCGGCGATGGGCGCAGCCGTAAGATCGGCGCTTTGGAAGAGGCGCACGGCGGCACGCTCTATATCGACGAAATCGGCGACATGCCGCGCGAGACCCAGGGCAAGATCCTGCGTGTGTTGATCGACCAGAATTTTCAGCGTGTCGGCGGTTCGACCCGCGTCCATGTGGACGTGCGGATTGTCTCCTCGACCAGCCGCGACCTGGCGCTCGCCATTGCCCAGGGCACGTTCCGCGAGGACCTGTTCCATCGTCTGGCGGTGGTGCCGCTGCGAGTGCCTTCGCTCAGCGAGCGGCGCGAGGACATCGGCGAGTTGGTCGAGTATTTTCTCGAACAGGTGGCGATCACCAGCGGTATGCCGCGCCGGCGTATCGGTCCCGACGCCATGGCCATTCTCCAGTCGCATGACTGGCCGGGCAATATCCGGCAGTTGCGCAACAACGTCGAGCGGCTGATGATCCTGGCCACCGGCCGGCCGGAGGACGAGATCACGGCCGACATGCTGCCGGCCGAAATCGGCGCCCTGGTGCCCTCGACCCCAAATGGAGCGGGTGGGGAGAAGCTGATGGGTCTGCCGCTGCGCGATGCGCGCGAGGTGTTCGAGCGCGAATATCTGGTGGCGCAGATCAACC from the Beijerinckia sp. 28-YEA-48 genome contains:
- a CDS encoding sigma-54 dependent transcriptional regulator, whose amino-acid sequence is MPADILIVDDEADIREGVSGILEDEGHGTRSARNSEEALEAIAARRPQLVFLDIWMQGSRLDGLQLLQVVKEQHPTLPVVMISGHGNIETAVSAIKFGAYDFIEKPFKADRLVLIADRALENSRLKRELTDLRARAGATNRIVGKSSMMNQLRQQIERVAAANSRILVTGAPGTGKELAARVVHEASNRSSGPFIAINAANIMPDSMETELFGVEGGDGRSRKIGALEEAHGGTLYIDEIGDMPRETQGKILRVLIDQNFQRVGGSTRVHVDVRIVSSTSRDLALAIAQGTFREDLFHRLAVVPLRVPSLSERREDIGELVEYFLEQVAITSGMPRRRIGPDAMAILQSHDWPGNIRQLRNNVERLMILATGRPEDEITADMLPAEIGALVPSTPNGAGGEKLMGLPLRDAREVFEREYLVAQINRFGGNISRTAEFIGMERSALHRKLKSLAIE
- a CDS encoding PAS domain-containing sensor histidine kinase, whose amino-acid sequence is MTVQRETEQVIGPERHDRRIVSRLGALVVSLALICALATLLIFADYTPISPTNEVVVTLLLTNAGLVFILILLLLAEFWRLIAARRAQAAGSGVHIRMVALFSCIAAFPAILIAFVGSVTLDRTLNPAFLQDVRGFIQNTSEVARVFREAQCRSLLQEASLTASDLDRVNPLYQSNKALFREFFSARARTLGFSTAVMMHRDGTVTEYGTGQDSRVVTPEATDFDDAAKDEPLCLILDEGKTFVALRKMESFPDSFIYVARGIDPLANEFPAQANNLNSLYNAYDGHRRNIQIAFAAMFVTVALITLLSATWLGLSFANRLVMPIRRLITATDQVSEGNLYVQVPVNSHDGDLGHLGETFNKMTSELRLQQNSLIAASRQNDERRVFTEAVLSGVPAGVIGVDAAGNILVLNSYAMRFIGDGQEGDTTEIVGQPIAQTVPELADLVTAALNSPLRNYQGQIALSRRGRERTINVRVTSEQKQEGSGNHVITLDDITDLVTAQRTSAWADVARRIAHEIKNPLTPIQLSAERLQRKYGKVIVEDRAVFDQCTATIIRQVDDIKRMVDEFSSFARMPKARLQVDDLGECVRQVLFLMRVGNPDVEFAEELPAQPLNVHFDRRLLSQALTNIIKNATEGIAAMDENKPEHPRILVRLTRDDDDVISVDVIDNGKGFPHENRQRLLEPYMTTRAEGTGLGLPIVGKIMEDHGGGIELLDAPDGQGAWVRLYFREGEAAAKSEDSGAAREKTQAAP
- a CDS encoding ATP-binding protein, which encodes MRADREMGRAGAFSELILNALPYPVLCINRSGEVLDLNNAAEQFFELGAAHLLRSKIADLLPPRSPVLALIDDVRRRGSVVNEYRVEIGNPRLGIERIVDIHAGPLSDDDEKIVIMLQERTIADKMDRQMTHRGAARSITALGAMLAHEIKNPLSGIRGAAQLLETDLEDEGRALTRLICEETDRIVKLVDRMEAFSDGRPIEREAVNIHMVFDHVKRVAQAGFARHIRFVENFDPSLPPVFANRDQLIQIFLNLVKNAAEAIGEHAIEGEIELMSAYRPGVRIRGQGAGTSVALPLEFCVRDNGPGVAPEISEHLFDPFVTNKASGTGLGLALVAKIVRDHGGIVECDPQPRRTTFRVLMPVYAQQDGRHSEP
- the ntrC gene encoding nitrogen regulation protein NR(I), which encodes MATGNILVADDDTAIRTVLSQALSRAGYEVRVTGNASTLWRWVQAGEGDLVITDVVMPDENAFDLLPRIKKMRPELPIIVMSAQNTFMTAIRASERGAYDYLPKPFDLKDLVAIVGRAMSEPKTKPARETPEEMEGMPLVGRSPAMQEIYRTLARLMQTDLTVMINGESGTGKELVARALHDYGKRRNGPFVAINMAAIPRDLIESELFGHERGAFTGANARSVGRFEQAEGGTLFLDEIGDMPMEAQTRLLRVLQQGEYTTVGGRTPIKTNVRIVAATNKDLRVLIQQGLFREDLFFRLNVVPLRLPPLRERAEDIPDLVRHFFKLAAAQGLPLKSVDNAAIERLKRHRWPGNIRELENLIRRLTALYPQEVIGEHLVETELAVDAAPMERGGAPANSAAPAQTSAGDREPERGQRLSIAAEHYLADLFKQHGDNLPPAGLYHRILREIEVPLLTAALAATRGNQIKAADLLGLNRNTLRKKIRDLDIRLLRASR